In Chitinispirillum alkaliphilum, a single window of DNA contains:
- a CDS encoding integrase translates to MSRKGNCWDNAVSESFFRSLKTEWYYGNVLNDINQVREELFEYIEDYYNCQRLHSTLGYCSPMEFEKLKKVKCA, encoded by the coding sequence ATGAGCCGTAAAGGAAACTGCTGGGATAATGCAGTATCAGAGTCATTTTTCAGAAGTCTTAAAACAGAGTGGTATTATGGTAATGTTTTGAATGATATTAATCAGGTAAGGGAAGAGCTTTTTGAGTACATTGAAGATTATTACAACTGTCAAAGGCTACACTCAACCTTAGGGTATTGTTCACCAATGGAATTTGAGAAACTGAAAAAAGTAAAATGTGCATAA